The genomic segment ATGCCACTGCATTGAGAATACCTCGCAAAAAATGGGTGGCCAGCAGAGGGAGCTTAGGGATTTTAAGTTCCCGGTAGGCAAAGGGAAAAAGCAGTGCACCCTGTAAAGAAAAACGGACTAAGGCAATTTCACCGGGGGAAACATAGGCTGTCAGAACCTTACTTATGGCATCAATAACCGGAAGCAGCAAGGCTGCTGCTATCATAATAAGTAATCCTTTTTGCTGTGACTTTCTTTCCTCCATGCCTCCTCCTTAAAAAGTAAATAGGAGGAGGGTACTGTAGGAGTAACGGATTCGCAACAGGAGAAAGTTGGTTAGTATGCTTTCGCCTCACTTTAGTAAATCTTGGCTTGGTCCTGTTGGGCCTGGCTATTTTTAGTTGCCGCTATGATAATTTCGTTAATGCTCTTGGCATAGGAAACATTTTTAGGAGCAGTCACCCTATCAAAGGATGTTCTATGCTCTGCTTGAGGATCATAGAAAAAGATATAATCGCTACCCTGGTTTTCCAGAAGGTCTGTCAGGACAATTTTAAGGTTACTGTTTTCTTTGTTGAGGGGGTCAACTCGGACAAAGGCTGTTCCCCATACCTGTCGTATCTGTTCAATCTCTTCGTCGGAAATATTCTCTGCTGCTGCTGTAGTGGTGATAAGGGCCGCGGAGCTGGATCTTTCTTTGCCTACTTTTATCTCGTCTCCAACCCTTATTTCGCCGCCCTCTTTGACAATGGCAAAAATACCTTCGCGGGGCATAACGCAATCACCTGCCTGATGGAAAATGGCGCATGGTTTGTGACAGATCTTGCCCAACTGGGAGATGATAAGTTTGCTCTTGCCAATTGTGAGATGGCTTCCCACGGGCAGGGCCGTAAGGTTTATTCCCGTTGTGGTGAGATTCTCTGCAAAATTACCTGCCACCACATCAAGTCCCTTTTCTCTCATGGAATCGATACTTTCCTGGGCGAGGAGGCTTACCTGGCGATGCCATCTGCCACCGTGGGCATCGTCTTGTAGGCCAAAGGCCTCAATAAGTTGAATGGAATGCACATTTTTTTTTCGAACACCCTTGCGATTACTTATGGAAATTGCTGAAATGATGGACATGATAGGCACCTTTTGTGAGAAGAAGAGCTTACACCTCTTCTGAGGGTTTTTGAGAATTCGGCATTAGGAAATAAGGTATCTATTTTAGCTGTTTTTGCAAGAGGTGATGGGACTGAAGAGGGGATTTGTAAAAAAAATATGATGGTTCCAGGTCATGGAGGATAAAGGTTTTCGTAAAGATTGGGGGGGCAGGAGGTAGGAGTGGGTAAAATAGGCAATTATTATAATCTCTTCTTTTGTATTTGGAAATAAAATTGTTGATTTTTATTTTTTCTCTGTCGAATTTGTTGCTAGAGACAATAACTCCCTAGTTATAGTTATATAAAAAGCCTATAATGAAGCATTAAGTTGAAACTGATTTTTGCTGATCAATAATAACAATTACAAGTGGAGACCTGTTATGAGCATTATAAGAAATGTAGACTGTGTCGTTACCCCTATAGATTTTTCAGATAATTCTGAAATGATAGCAAAATCTGCAGCCTATATGGCGGGTAAATTTGGTGCATCATTACACCTTGTCTTTGTCGTACAGAATTTTGAAGATTATTCTGGTTTCTTTGTTCCTCAGATGTCAATGCCCAGTCTTGAAAATGAACTGCTTGAAGGTGCCATGAAGAAGATGGAGGCCTTTTGCGAAAAACTTCAACCAACCTTGGATGAAAGTGGTATTAGTGATGTGAAGAGTAAGGTTCTGACCGGCGATGTTGCCGAGCGCATTATTGAGTACGCCGCAGGGGCAGATGCGGGCATGATTATTATGGGTACCCATGGCTATAAGGGACTTGAAAAGATTATGTTTGGTAGTGTGGCGGGTAAGGTTGTCCGTGCTGCCGGTTGCCCTGTCTTAACCATTAATCCCTATAAGTGCAGCATGAAAGAGTAGTCCTACTTTGAGATGCAGGCAGTAAGGTTTGATGGCAAGGAGATGCTCTTTTGAGTTCTCTTTGCTTTTTTTTTGTACAGAGGATAATTATGACTCCAGGTGTGAAACAGGTAAAAAAAGCGGGGATGAGCTATAAACTCCATGAGTATAAGCATGATGTGCGAGCAGAATCCTACGGGCTTGAGGCAGCAGAAAAACTTGGGGTTGCTGTGGAGAGGGTTTTTAAGACTCTGGTGGTGGAGGATGGGGATGGCAATATGGCCGTTGCCATTATTCCTGTCTCTTGTTCCCTTAACTTGAAAAAAATGGCCATGGCTCTGGGTGTTAAAAAAATAAATATGGCCGACAAGGTTCGGGTACAAAAGACAACGGGTTATGTTCTGGGTGGGGTAAGTCCTTTGGGACAAAAAAAGCGTCTGCCAACCGTACTGGAGAGTTCAGCCCGGGAGATTGCCACCATCTATGTCAGTGCCGGTAAGCGTGGCCTTGATATTGAGCTTGCCCCGGATGTACTTGTAACTCTGCTTGGGGCAGCCTTTGCAGACCTCTCGTCTAGCTCTTAGTCCTCCTCACAAAAGAGAAGGAGGTGCCCCTGCGCACCTGTCTCTTTTCTCTTCTCCAGTAAACTGCCGCAACTTGCGTCCTCAAAGGAGTAGATATCGATACGTTTGCGTCCATACTTCTCACGGGGAAAGGCAACCTCTATTGCCGCATTCCACAGGGCGATGTCTTCATAGTTTTGACCCTGAACTAGCGCCTCAATTCCTTCCAAGAGAGAGCTGTTCTCTTCCTTA from the Desulfotalea psychrophila LSv54 genome contains:
- the ybaK gene encoding Cys-tRNA(Pro) deacylase → MTPGVKQVKKAGMSYKLHEYKHDVRAESYGLEAAEKLGVAVERVFKTLVVEDGDGNMAVAIIPVSCSLNLKKMAMALGVKKINMADKVRVQKTTGYVLGGVSPLGQKKRLPTVLESSAREIATIYVSAGKRGLDIELAPDVLVTLLGAAFADLSSSS
- a CDS encoding universal stress protein, which translates into the protein MSIIRNVDCVVTPIDFSDNSEMIAKSAAYMAGKFGASLHLVFVVQNFEDYSGFFVPQMSMPSLENELLEGAMKKMEAFCEKLQPTLDESGISDVKSKVLTGDVAERIIEYAAGADAGMIIMGTHGYKGLEKIMFGSVAGKVVRAAGCPVLTINPYKCSMKE
- a CDS encoding MOSC domain-containing protein, coding for MSIISAISISNRKGVRKKNVHSIQLIEAFGLQDDAHGGRWHRQVSLLAQESIDSMREKGLDVVAGNFAENLTTTGINLTALPVGSHLTIGKSKLIISQLGKICHKPCAIFHQAGDCVMPREGIFAIVKEGGEIRVGDEIKVGKERSSSAALITTTAAAENISDEEIEQIRQVWGTAFVRVDPLNKENSNLKIVLTDLLENQGSDYIFFYDPQAEHRTSFDRVTAPKNVSYAKSINEIIIAATKNSQAQQDQAKIY